Proteins from one Bactrocera neohumeralis isolate Rockhampton chromosome 3, APGP_CSIRO_Bneo_wtdbg2-racon-allhic-juicebox.fasta_v2, whole genome shotgun sequence genomic window:
- the LOC126753546 gene encoding 60S ribosomal protein L37a encodes MAKRTKKVGIVGKYGTRYGASLRKMVKKMEVTQHSKYTCTFCGKDSMKRACVGIWSCKRCKRVVAGGAWVYSTTAAASVRSAVRRLRETKEQ; translated from the exons ATG GCCAAGCGCACCAAGAAGGTTGGAATCGTAGGTAAATATGGTACCCGTTATGGTGCCTCCCTACGTAAGATGGTCAAGAAGATGGAGGTGACCCAGCattcaaaatacacctgcaccTTCTGCGGCAAG GACTCGATGAAACGTGCTTGCGTTGGTATCTGGTCCTGCAAACGCTGCAAGCGTGTTGTTGCCGGTGGCGCTTGGGTGTACTCCACCACCGCCGCAGCATCCGTACGTTCGGCTGTGCGTCGTCTGCGTGAAACCAAGGAACAGTAA
- the LOC126753538 gene encoding 4'-phosphopantetheine phosphatase, producing the protein MGESKCYTLLRDPSTYTPDTIDLNKDTKAAAYWFPCFRDLVAKFATQAAESQCQIDDTATERAENFRKAYLAKLDEYQRNTEINATNNVVLGIRELLELNETQLRLFGFDDPWKQQKLLENTAAVANLKKRLEELDAIDDNAARWTELVRGVLAGNMFDWGAQAVASILNEDTNFGLHAALERIQKRPWLIDNLDAWLQRLRGNAHKCALIFVDNSGVDVVLGMLPFVRALLQRGTKVLLCANTEPSLNDVTSGELSELLDKCCIHCCVLAKAKQEQNLLVYANGQSGPCLDMRTLPSELCDAIQKHETDLLVIEGMGRTLHTNLYAKFNCETLKLAVIKNKWLAEHLGGDTFAVICKYEDAS; encoded by the coding sequence ATGGGCGAATCGAAGTGTTATACACTGCTAAGAGATCCTAGTACATATACACCAGATACAATCGACTTGAACAAAGATACAAAGGCGGCTGCATATTGGTTCCCTTGCTTTCGTGACTTGGTTGCAAAATTTGCCACACAGGCAGCCGAAAGTCAATGCCAAATTGACGACACAGCCACAGAACGAGCGGAAAACTTCCGTAAAGCCTATTTGGCAAAACTAGACGAATACCAAAGAAATACAGAAATTAATGCGACCAACAATGTGGTGCTGGGTATACGGGAATTGCTGGAATTGAATGAGACGCAATTGCGTTTATTTGGTTTTGATGATCCAtggaaacaacaaaaactcttaGAAAACACAGCTGCCGTTGCCAACTTAAAGAAGCGGTTGGAAGAGTTAGATGCCATCGACGACAATGCAGCGCGTTGGACAGAGCTGGTACGCGGTGTGCTTGCTGGTAACATGTTCGATTGGGGTGCACAAGCTGTTGCGAGTATTTTGAATGAGGATACAAATTTCGGTTTGCATGCAGCACTGGAGCGTATACAAAAGCGTCCCTGGCTTATAGACAACCTGGACGCTTGGCTGCAGCGGCTGCGTGGCAATGCGCATAAATGTGCGCTTATTTTCGTCGACAATAGTGGTGTAGATGTTGTGCTAGGCATGCTGCCATTCGTGCGTGCACTGCTGCAACGTGGCACTAAAGTACTACTATGTGCAAATACCGAACCTTCGTTGAATGATGTGACAAGCGGAGAGCTGTCCGAATTGTTGGATAAATGTTGCATACATTGCTGCGTGCTCGCAAAAGCAAAGCAAGAGCAAAATTTATTAGTGTATGCGAATGGACAGAGCGGTCCCTGCTTGGATATGCGTACATTGCCGAGTGAATTATGCGATGCTATACAAAAACATGAGACTGACTTGCTAGTAATTGAAGGTATGGGGCGTACGCTGCATACAAATCTCTATGCGAAATTCAACTGTGAGACACTTAAACTGGCTGTCATAAAGAATAAGTGGCTGGCAGAGCACTTGGGCGGTGATACCTTTGCagttatatgcaaatatgaagATGCAAGCTAG